A window of the Henckelia pumila isolate YLH828 chromosome 3, ASM3356847v2, whole genome shotgun sequence genome harbors these coding sequences:
- the LOC140891832 gene encoding protein TIC 56, chloroplastic-like, giving the protein MASVNFNPFGENWFKNPPPIPFQPINFLSFFKPHTRTPNFASISNPFSGKSKVVEPDDNPGKHRKNLDQFYWECENMPDYRHTPEVEKFLNDDPVFDKREDATPEEIAENEKWWADFRASPVVEFMMRAEEISDKLNDMELKENSAPYRREDKKLWQAVPNVIGLDGRPMPRKAIKSDGESDDKFWDFMRQFLFGLWGFRQRPYPPGRPIDVAQAIGYKNLEKRYYDFIMRSGGWYYKDRLGRTRGPSELIQLKTAWGGGIIDKHTFIWGEDMDEWAPIGMVYGMERAIATWEVRLGAAATAFLHKLQKGIPPWVPLKGHENKTYKQLQQEAYESKRRDLAVLEANDGVWPGMRTPSHAMFLWASGSELTTLLEEDHMPNKYIPKDIRVELAKVIPGLRPWEVLSVEQAMDHITYGGEWHREPLGSYTTGPPYISEWNKDVMRLFEIFHNLSVQTYHDLEKKIPGFDRIMEKVQADAAVRDAQRKAKRAAQKQAKLEKKM; this is encoded by the exons ATGGCGTCTGTGAACTTCAATCCCTTCGGAGAAAACTGGTTCAAAAACCCACCACCAATCCCTTTTCAACCCATCAATTTCCTCTCATTCTTTAAACCCCACACAAGAACCCCTAACTTTGCTTCCATAAGCAACCCATTTTCCGGAAAATCCAAAGTGGTGGAGCCAGATGATAATCCTGGGAAGCACCGCAAAAACTTGGACCAGTTCTATTGGGAGTGCGAGAATATGCCGGATTACCGGCACACGCCGGAGGTTGAGAAATTTCTGAACGATGACCCGGTTTTTGATAAGAGAGAGGATGCGACGCCTGAAGAGATAGCGGAGAATGAGAAGTGGTGGGCAGATTTTCGGGCCAGCCCGGTTGTGGAATTCATGATGCGGGCAGAGGAAATTTCTGATAAGCTTAATGACATGGAGCTTAAGGAGAATTCTGCTCCTTACAGGAGAGAAGACAAGAAGCTGTGGCAG GCAGTGCCTAATGTGATTGGGCTGGACGGGAGGCCGATGCCTAGGAAAGCCATAAAATCAGATGGAGAGTCGGATGATAAGTTTTGGGATTTTATGAGGCAGTTCCTTTTTGGGCTTTGGGGTTTCCGACAAAGGCCATATCCACCCGGTAGACCCATCGATGTTGCCCAAGCGATAGGGTACAAGAACCTCGAGAAGCGGTATTATGACT TTATCATGAGAAGTGGAGGATGGTACTATAAAGATCGATTGGGGCGTACTAGAGGACCATCGGAGTTGATACAACTCAAAACTGCTTGGGGTGGAGGAATAATTGACAAGCATACTTTTATATGGGGTGAGGACATGGACGAGTGGGCACCCATTGGCATGGTCTATGGTATGGAGCGTGCAATTGCTACTTGGGAAG TTAGATTAGGTGCTGCTGCAACGGCTTTTCTTCATAAACTACAGAAAGGAATACCGCCTTGGGTGCCTCTCAAGGGGCATGAAAATAAAACTTATAAACAGCTCCAACAAGAAGCATATGAGAGCAAAAGACGGGATTTAGCAGTGCTAGAAGCTAACGATGGTGTTTGGCCAGGCATGAGGACCCCGAGCCATGCGATGTTTCTTTGGGCTAGTGGCTCTGAATTGACAACCCTTCTCGAGGAGGACCACATGCCTAACAAATATATCCCAAAAGATATCAG AGTGGAATTGGCAAAAGTTATTCCTGGTTTGAGGCCATGGGAGGTTCTCAGCGTCGAACAAGCAATGGATCATATTACATATGGTGGAGAATGGCATCGTGAACCTCTTGGTTCATACACCACCGGACCTCCCTACATCAGCGAGTGGAACAAAGATGTTATG CGACTGTTCGAGATATTCCACAATCTGAGCGTGCAAACATACCACGACCTGGAGAAAAAGATACCTGGATTCGACAGGATAATGGAGAAAGTCCAGGCAGATGCTGCTGTTAGAGATGCCCAGCGAAAAGCGAAGAGGGCTGCACAAAAGCAGGCCAAGCTAGAGAAAAAAATGTAG
- the LOC140889616 gene encoding B3 domain-containing transcription factor VRN1-like translates to MTTTDYSRKKGVECGTSGFGKKESSFFKIVTSPGVHRLRLPPEFTRRHGHNLPDLISLEVPNGLVWKVELIHDSNGEAWLQRGWHEFQEYYSLRFGHFLLFTYAGISQFEVNIFDTTATEIHYSHYDAGRKNQVAVTESSESDDDSVVFLKEKIFSGKKLVGIIREHDDDDIFVVDSNPPPKQSDGLRSEELRRSSRGKQNTSSFAKKESRFLDSSPNHGGDHIDIRVQQQPRDDNNRFKAYARASAFMSEKQTRNQFSIIVMPSSCVTTHKWPLRITAGFAQEILQNGKNSSWIVLVCEGKTWEVRCIRGSQRFSFSCGWRGFAEDNDLKAGDACVFEASQTNTLTWDVIIFRG, encoded by the exons ATGACTACTACGGATTACAGCCGCAAAAAAGGAGTCGAGTGTGGTACGTCCGGCTTCGGGAAAAAGGAGTCATCATTTTTCAAGATTGTAACCAGCCCGGGAGTGCACAGACTT AGACTTCCTCCTGAATTTACCCGGAGACACGGGCACAATCTGCCAGACCTGATCTCTCTCGAGGTTCCAAATGGTTTAGTATGGAAAGTGGAACTAATTCATGACTCCAATGGTGAAGCATGGTTGCAGCGAGGATGGcatgaattccaagagtattaTTCTCTCCGATTCGGGCACTTCTTGTTGTTCACATATGCTGGGATTTCTCAGTTTGAGGTTAACATATTCGACACCACTGCTACAGAGATACACTATTCTCATTATGATGCCGGTCGTAAGAATCAAGTAGCTGTAACCGAATCATCAGAATCCGATGATGATTCTGTTGTGTTCTTGAAAGAAAAAATCTTTTCGGGGAAGAAGCTGGTAGGAATTATTAGAGAacatgatgatgatgacatCTTTGTGGTAGACAGCAACCCTCCCCCAAAACAATCTGATGGTTTACGTTCTGAGGAGCTGAGGAGATCATCTCGTGGGAAACAAAACACTTCATCTTTTGCAAAAAAGGAGTCGAGATTCCTGGATTCATCTCCAAATCATGGCGGTGATCATATCG ATATCCGAGTGCAACAGCAGCCAAGGGATGATAACAACAGATTCAAAGCCTATGCGAGGGCATCGGCTTTCATGTCTGAGAAGCAAACCAGAAACCAGTTTAGCATAATTGTGATGCCTTCATCTTGTGTGACAACTCACAAGTGGCCTTTG CGTATAACAGCCGGGTTTGCCCAAGAAATCTTGCAGAATGGGAAAAATAGCAGCTGGATCGTCCTTGTTTGTGAAGGGAAGACATGGGAAGTGAGGTGCATTCGTGGATCACAGAGATTTTCATTCAGTTGTGGATGGAGAGGATTTGCAGAGGACAATGATCTTAAAGCAGGGGACGCATGTGtgtttgaagcatctcaaacaAACACCCTCACTTGGGATGTTATTATTTTCCGTGGTTGA
- the LOC140892715 gene encoding gamma-interferon-responsive lysosomal thiol protein-like, protein MASTRLIVVLGFISTCFLGMFWSLSEANNHVSALKDSSVVDSQDKVNLSVYYESLCPFCANFIVNHLVKIFRTDLIGIVNLRLVPWGNTQISPNTSWICQHGPDECQLDVVEACAIKEWPAVDTHFKFIHCVETLHLMNRHTDWQSCFGSTGLDPKPLEICYNSGLGYKLEKAYADETTGLNPRHRFVPWVVVNNQPLQEDFQKFADYICKAYRGNKKPEACKTSSFEIEATSSTPQVCYAA, encoded by the exons atggCTTCCACGAGATTAATAGTTGTTCTTGGGTTCATTTCCACATGTTTTCTGGGAATGTTTTGGTCACTATCTGAAGCCAACAATCATGTTTCCGCATTGAAAGATTCATCTGTTGTTGATTCCCAAGACAAGGTTAACTTGTCTGTGTACTACGAATCCTTGTGCCCATTCTGCGCAAACTTCATCGTGAACCATCTGGTGAAGATTTTTCGGACAGATCTTATCGGCATTGTGAATCTCAGGCTAGTCCCTTGGGGCAACACTCAGATTTCACCCAACACTTCTTGGATTTGTCAG CATGGTCCAGATGAGTGTCAACTAGATGTTGTGGAGGCCTGTGCTATTAAAGAATGGCCTGCTGTG GATACACACTTCAAGTTCATACACTGTGTGGAGACTCTACACTTGATGAACAGACACACAGATTGGCAATCTTGTTTCGGTTCCACCGGTTTGGATCCCAAGCCCCTCGAGATTTGCTATAACAGTGGGCTTGGCTATAAG CTTGAAAAAGCGTATGCGGATGAAACTACTGGTCTCAATCCTCGACACAGATTTGTGCCGTGGGTGGTTGTCAACAATCAACCTCTCCAAGAA GATTTCCAGAAATTTGCAGACTACATATGTAAAGCTTACAGGGGGAACAAGAAACCCGAGGCTTGCAAAACGAGTTCGTTCGAAATAGAAGCAACATCTTCCACACCTCAAGTTTGCTATGCTGCTTGA